One window from the genome of Rickettsiella endosymbiont of Xylota segnis encodes:
- a CDS encoding zinc-finger domain-containing protein encodes MSLPLKRSQTKHYYEITPKSLPLSCPLKNSSLWDSHPRVYLPIAKTGHVTCPYCGTEYYLKNEIS; translated from the coding sequence ATGTCATTACCCTTAAAACGCAGCCAAACCAAACATTATTATGAAATAACTCCAAAGAGTCTCCCTCTTTCATGCCCTTTAAAAAATAGCAGTTTATGGGATTCTCATCCTAGAGTTTATTTACCTATTGCCAAAACAGGTCATGTTACTTGCCCTTATTGCGGCACTGAATACTATTTGAAAAATGAAATTAGTTAG